A DNA window from Streptomyces asoensis contains the following coding sequences:
- a CDS encoding PD-(D/E)XK motif protein, which translates to MINEALWQELEAPQPNRGRSTRRLFPESGHDIHVGVSQPGRQRMLLVRGGSRAVDRARPLLADLRETHGLSLSCSSVSSREFELQISLTAGELREVFTPLAEDIALTSKDASPETVLERAVRRFTHWQQLMRSVGTQGLGREARLGLYGELRWLRHLLAVLPTHVAVEAWTGPEGSNQDFQLARVAIEVKTTTKKNPNTVRIANERQLDDRGVSRLVLVHLVLDERRGGLGESLNSVVDDIRTAASGTSASALFENRLLQTGYLPHQRDLYDEPRYTLRRADLWTVGKGFPRIVETGLPDGIGNCAYDISVIALEKHRTTTDEVTEVIRGTDG; encoded by the coding sequence GTGATCAACGAAGCGCTGTGGCAGGAGCTGGAGGCACCGCAGCCGAACCGAGGGCGCTCCACCCGGCGGTTGTTCCCCGAGAGCGGGCACGACATCCATGTGGGCGTGTCCCAACCGGGGCGGCAACGCATGCTGCTGGTGAGGGGCGGTTCACGGGCGGTCGACCGTGCGCGCCCCCTCCTTGCCGACCTGCGCGAGACTCACGGCCTGAGCCTGTCCTGCAGTTCGGTGAGCAGTCGCGAGTTCGAGCTGCAGATCTCCCTGACCGCCGGTGAGCTGCGGGAGGTTTTCACCCCTCTCGCAGAAGACATCGCGCTTACCTCGAAGGACGCGTCACCGGAGACAGTTCTCGAGCGGGCGGTCCGACGTTTCACGCACTGGCAGCAGCTCATGCGCAGCGTCGGAACGCAGGGTCTGGGCAGAGAGGCCCGGTTGGGGCTCTACGGGGAGCTGCGCTGGCTTCGCCACCTGCTCGCTGTCCTCCCGACGCATGTGGCGGTGGAGGCATGGACCGGACCAGAAGGCAGCAACCAGGACTTTCAGCTGGCGCGCGTCGCCATCGAGGTCAAAACGACCACGAAGAAGAACCCGAACACCGTCCGGATCGCCAACGAACGGCAACTCGACGATCGCGGCGTCAGCCGCCTGGTGCTCGTACATCTGGTACTCGACGAGCGCCGGGGCGGTCTGGGCGAGAGTCTCAACTCAGTGGTGGACGATATCCGCACGGCCGCCAGCGGCACCTCGGCATCCGCCCTGTTTGAGAACCGTCTGCTCCAGACCGGCTATTTGCCGCACCAGCGGGACCTTTACGATGAACCGCGCTACACCCTTCGTCGAGCCGACTTGTGGACCGTCGGCAAGGGATTCCCGCGCATCGTGGAGACCGGCCTTCCCGACGGGATCGGCAACTGCGCCTACGACATCAGCGTCATCGCGCTTGAGAAGCACCGCACCACGACCGATGAGGTCACCGAGGTAATCAGAGGAACTGATGGCTGA
- a CDS encoding AIPR family protein, with product MAELPLADYARTLTGDIQTLAEAEDGSIPRTFTRWALEQLEESGFVSNMTVAYHSGHGVMVYGFGYSDDRSVLDLYTTAFSLDPMVDRLTKADVTRHYRRLLAFLQKAGSIRGNFDQPTEVHQLCEGVEKLLSNASKVRLFLFSNCESAARTQPEPTEFQGLPVEHHLWDLARLYRHQTSGAASEPIVVQFDPPINCLSVQSVEPNLSVTLAVVPGRHLAELYEEHRTRLLELNVRAFLQARSTVNRGIRLTLLNEPGRFLTYNNGITATATAAEFVEDAEGRRVGIRSLTGLQIVNGGQTTATLHHVFKRDKKDLDGVSVQMKLTLMGSDDLMAIVPSISRYSNTQNKVTLVDLSANDKFHVEFERVSRTLWAPPTTPGGPQTRWFYERARGSYAVEEAKQQTSIVARRKFKAENPAAQRFAKSDLAKFVNAWSGLPHLVSRGAQKSFAAFQANVKEQPPVIDADYCRRTIAMGILFKEVDKVAKAHDAGSHKALITAYTTARLCEETGRRIDLDRIWREQQVSDAIVQAAHDLCPLIMDMVIQEGKHVTEWAKSSKCWEEVSRIPWTVPEELAEELLARPVEFAVDTREEEEEQLSRLKQIELSEWEMLADWARETRALELAEQQIATTIAAKLATNATITAAQVRKALEVYDNAIEEGFSAFAP from the coding sequence ATGGCTGAGCTGCCCCTTGCCGACTATGCCCGTACGCTCACGGGCGACATACAGACCTTGGCAGAAGCGGAGGACGGCTCCATCCCGAGGACGTTCACCCGTTGGGCTCTGGAGCAGTTGGAGGAGTCCGGCTTCGTCTCCAACATGACCGTCGCCTACCACAGCGGGCACGGCGTCATGGTGTACGGCTTCGGATACAGCGACGACCGCTCGGTCCTCGACCTCTACACCACGGCTTTCAGCCTCGACCCCATGGTCGACAGGCTGACCAAGGCCGACGTAACAAGGCACTACCGCAGGCTGCTCGCCTTTCTGCAAAAGGCCGGCAGCATCCGGGGCAACTTCGATCAGCCCACCGAGGTGCACCAACTGTGCGAGGGCGTCGAGAAGCTGCTTTCCAACGCCTCCAAAGTACGCCTCTTCCTGTTCAGCAACTGTGAATCGGCGGCCCGCACGCAGCCGGAGCCCACCGAGTTCCAAGGCCTCCCCGTCGAGCATCACCTCTGGGACCTCGCCCGGCTCTACCGCCACCAGACGTCCGGTGCCGCTAGCGAACCGATCGTTGTGCAGTTCGACCCACCGATCAACTGCCTGTCGGTGCAGAGCGTCGAGCCCAATCTCTCCGTCACCCTCGCCGTCGTTCCCGGACGCCACCTCGCTGAGCTGTACGAGGAGCACCGCACGCGTCTCCTGGAACTGAACGTGCGCGCGTTTCTGCAGGCCCGCAGCACGGTCAACCGGGGAATCCGCCTTACCCTGCTCAATGAGCCGGGACGGTTCTTGACCTACAACAACGGCATCACGGCAACAGCGACCGCCGCGGAATTTGTCGAGGACGCTGAAGGCAGGCGCGTCGGCATCCGCAGTCTCACTGGCCTCCAGATCGTGAACGGTGGGCAGACCACCGCCACCCTCCACCACGTCTTCAAACGGGACAAGAAGGACCTGGACGGCGTCAGCGTCCAGATGAAGCTGACGCTGATGGGCTCGGACGACCTGATGGCAATCGTCCCAAGCATCTCGCGGTACTCGAACACCCAGAACAAAGTCACGCTGGTCGATCTCTCGGCCAACGACAAGTTCCATGTCGAATTCGAACGGGTCAGTCGCACCCTGTGGGCGCCGCCAACCACCCCCGGCGGACCGCAGACACGCTGGTTCTACGAGCGGGCCCGCGGCTCGTACGCGGTGGAAGAAGCGAAGCAGCAGACTTCCATCGTCGCTCGGCGCAAGTTCAAGGCCGAGAATCCAGCCGCCCAGCGATTCGCCAAATCTGACCTGGCCAAGTTCGTGAACGCTTGGAGCGGACTGCCGCACCTCGTCAGCCGCGGAGCGCAGAAGAGCTTCGCTGCCTTCCAGGCCAACGTCAAAGAGCAGCCCCCGGTCATCGATGCGGATTACTGCCGCCGAACGATCGCCATGGGCATCCTCTTCAAGGAAGTCGACAAGGTGGCCAAGGCGCACGACGCTGGAAGCCACAAGGCCCTGATCACGGCCTACACGACGGCCCGCCTCTGCGAGGAGACCGGTCGGCGTATCGACCTCGACCGCATCTGGCGGGAGCAGCAGGTTAGCGACGCCATCGTCCAGGCCGCCCATGATCTATGTCCGCTGATCATGGACATGGTCATCCAGGAGGGCAAGCACGTCACCGAGTGGGCGAAGAGCAGCAAGTGCTGGGAGGAGGTCTCCCGCATCCCTTGGACTGTTCCGGAGGAACTGGCCGAGGAGCTGCTGGCGAGGCCCGTCGAGTTCGCGGTGGACACCCGGGAGGAAGAGGAAGAGCAGCTCTCCAGGCTCAAGCAGATCGAGCTGAGCGAGTGGGAGATGCTGGCCGACTGGGCACGGGAAACGCGTGCCCTAGAGCTGGCCGAGCAGCAGATCGCCACTACGATCGCTGCCAAACTGGCGACCAACGCCACCATCACGGCTGCCCAGGTCAGGAAGGCCTTGGAGGTCTACGACAACGCGATCGAAGAGGGCTTCAGCGCGTTCGCGCCATAG
- a CDS encoding DNA cytosine methyltransferase: MTEIAESSRSPYKVKLVRGPFLRLEPHPEECGDDTAFLHYAEQLRSEGKLLAADLFCGAGGLSYGLESAGFRVVLSADHDREALETHRHHFGGLTLDWDLGDADRVKHVAELVKQAGITLLSGGPPCQPFSKAGRYKIRHRVREGQRDPYDERRDLWRSFLEVVRLALPPAVVMENVPDMALDREMFILRTMVHELESLGYAVEERVVDTWRYGVPQFRQRLILVALRDGRHFEWPDETPDKVTVWNAIGDLPEVEGGWRPEGGAHGWKEYTQPLTRFQKKMRKQVPSTDAGKVFDHITRPVREDDEIAFESMSTSTRYSDLPDELKRYRDDIFRDKYKRLDEDGLSRTITAHIAKDGYWYIHPRQNRTLTVREAARLQTFPDGFRFAGPPSAAFRQVGNAVPPFLGEHLGGAVMAALDEARPAGPTTQHIAETLATWFTSLSHRNLPWLTASSRWQVISAEILLDRMPPQQSRPLWPLLARWTTPTDTLTAEKELLEISRWIGREKRGEQLLAVATELVGAPHMLSDDELLPKVAGISQAVADLAILTVPVSANDDEADEADDSESEEPVLARQGVLRVAARMSGEDVHRRNRLTDGRLAVARLIGYGANARNAHLGLLELATSLCRPADPLCVECPLQKLCAGSKAEEQKQQLLY; this comes from the coding sequence ATGACGGAGATCGCGGAATCCTCGCGCAGCCCATACAAAGTGAAACTGGTACGGGGCCCGTTCCTGCGTCTGGAACCGCACCCGGAGGAGTGCGGGGATGACACAGCCTTCTTGCACTACGCCGAGCAGCTGCGTTCGGAAGGAAAGCTGCTGGCAGCAGACCTGTTCTGCGGAGCCGGCGGTCTGAGTTACGGCCTGGAGTCTGCCGGGTTCCGTGTCGTCCTGTCCGCCGACCATGACCGTGAGGCCTTGGAGACGCACCGGCACCACTTCGGCGGCCTGACCTTGGACTGGGATCTGGGCGATGCGGACCGGGTCAAGCATGTGGCCGAGCTAGTCAAACAGGCCGGTATCACCCTGCTCTCCGGCGGACCGCCATGCCAGCCGTTCTCCAAGGCGGGACGCTACAAGATCCGGCATCGCGTCCGAGAAGGACAACGTGACCCCTATGACGAGCGCCGGGACCTTTGGCGCTCATTCTTGGAGGTTGTCCGTCTCGCCCTGCCGCCTGCCGTCGTCATGGAGAACGTTCCAGACATGGCTCTAGACCGTGAAATGTTCATTTTGCGGACGATGGTCCACGAATTGGAGTCCCTGGGATACGCCGTCGAGGAGCGTGTCGTTGATACCTGGCGCTATGGCGTGCCGCAGTTCCGACAGCGGCTGATACTAGTAGCGCTGCGCGACGGACGTCATTTCGAATGGCCCGATGAGACTCCGGACAAGGTCACGGTATGGAACGCCATCGGGGATCTACCTGAGGTCGAGGGGGGTTGGCGCCCAGAGGGCGGCGCGCATGGATGGAAAGAGTACACACAACCCCTCACCCGCTTTCAAAAGAAGATGCGCAAGCAGGTGCCGAGCACAGACGCGGGTAAGGTTTTCGACCACATCACGCGACCGGTTCGAGAAGATGACGAAATCGCATTCGAGTCGATGTCTACTAGCACCCGGTACTCGGACCTCCCCGATGAATTGAAGCGTTATCGGGACGACATTTTTCGCGATAAATACAAGCGTCTTGACGAAGACGGCCTGTCGCGAACTATCACGGCCCATATCGCTAAGGACGGATATTGGTACATCCATCCCCGGCAGAACCGCACACTGACCGTGCGCGAAGCGGCCCGCTTGCAGACGTTCCCGGATGGATTCCGCTTTGCGGGCCCCCCCTCAGCTGCATTCCGGCAGGTCGGTAACGCTGTGCCTCCGTTCCTAGGTGAGCACCTCGGCGGTGCAGTCATGGCTGCCCTAGACGAAGCGCGACCTGCCGGGCCCACCACCCAGCACATCGCCGAAACCTTGGCCACCTGGTTCACAAGCCTGTCGCATCGCAATCTCCCATGGCTCACGGCCTCGTCTCGCTGGCAGGTCATCTCGGCAGAGATCCTGCTGGACAGAATGCCACCTCAACAATCCCGCCCCCTCTGGCCATTGCTAGCGCGCTGGACCACGCCTACCGACACACTCACTGCAGAGAAGGAACTACTGGAGATTTCCCGATGGATCGGTCGGGAGAAGCGTGGCGAGCAGCTTCTCGCTGTAGCTACCGAACTCGTCGGCGCTCCTCACATGCTTTCCGATGATGAGTTGCTGCCCAAAGTTGCCGGCATCAGCCAAGCCGTGGCCGACCTGGCCATTCTGACCGTACCCGTCAGCGCCAACGACGATGAGGCAGATGAAGCCGACGATTCCGAGTCGGAAGAACCGGTGCTCGCGCGCCAAGGGGTTCTTCGTGTCGCTGCGCGTATGTCCGGTGAGGACGTCCACCGGCGCAACCGCCTGACCGACGGACGTCTGGCCGTGGCACGCCTGATTGGTTACGGCGCAAACGCACGCAACGCACATTTGGGACTGCTCGAGCTCGCCACCAGCCTCTGCCGACCCGCTGACCCGCTGTGCGTCGAATGCCCGCTGCAGAAGCTATGCGCTGGCTCTAAAGCCGAAGAGCAGAAACAACAACTTCTCTACTGA
- a CDS encoding ATP-binding protein, with product MTPPKFESITPSAARLTESLRDIGYDFPAAVADLVDNSVSAGADHVDIFIEFDGPDSYVLIADDGAGMSESQLTEALRYGSRRDYAQGELGRYGLGLKTASLSQCRAVTVATRTSVNAPRLYIRTLDLDVVSESDQWVVLRPGRDGLPQRAVAYLTEATGTVVVWDKLDRVLPESRPEGGWARRRLDAMAKRTAAHLGMVFHRFLEGTGSGRRIIITVNGEKVEPWNPFAPHEPARADLPSQRFEVTIGKVSGTVQMNRYVLPAKENFSSPEQFERLSGPLKWNRQQGLYIYRADRLVQWGGWNGIRGIDEHTKLARASLDFDTDLDGAFNINVAKVRVTVPIQLRQMLERPINELCSRADEAYRKTARFTGIGTVVPSLPRQTAWNGPESQEAAAMKDAGLALRAASMQAGEYAALLRIVAVLEREAPAVAQVLGLNT from the coding sequence ATGACTCCACCGAAATTTGAGAGCATCACCCCCTCCGCGGCTCGTCTCACCGAGTCGTTGCGGGACATCGGTTACGACTTCCCTGCCGCCGTAGCAGACCTTGTCGACAACAGCGTTTCTGCAGGCGCCGATCATGTAGACATCTTCATAGAGTTTGACGGCCCCGACTCGTACGTTCTGATTGCCGACGACGGCGCCGGCATGAGTGAAAGTCAGTTGACGGAAGCGCTCCGGTACGGGAGTCGGCGCGACTACGCCCAAGGGGAACTTGGGCGCTACGGGCTGGGGTTGAAAACGGCATCGTTGTCCCAGTGCCGTGCTGTCACCGTTGCTACTCGAACGTCGGTTAACGCGCCTCGTCTGTACATCCGCACCCTCGATCTCGACGTGGTCTCGGAATCGGACCAATGGGTGGTTCTGCGCCCCGGGCGTGACGGCCTGCCTCAGCGTGCAGTTGCCTACCTCACCGAGGCGACCGGCACGGTAGTCGTCTGGGACAAGCTGGACCGGGTTCTGCCAGAAAGCCGACCCGAAGGCGGCTGGGCGCGTCGGAGACTGGATGCCATGGCCAAACGCACGGCTGCGCATCTCGGTATGGTCTTTCACCGCTTCCTTGAGGGGACTGGCAGCGGGCGAAGGATCATCATCACGGTCAACGGTGAAAAGGTTGAGCCGTGGAACCCATTTGCTCCGCACGAGCCTGCACGCGCGGACCTTCCCAGCCAACGGTTCGAAGTGACCATAGGGAAAGTCAGCGGAACTGTGCAAATGAATCGCTACGTGCTGCCCGCGAAGGAAAATTTCAGCTCGCCAGAACAATTTGAGCGCTTGTCGGGTCCATTGAAGTGGAACCGTCAGCAGGGGCTCTACATCTATCGAGCAGATCGCCTTGTGCAATGGGGTGGTTGGAACGGTATTCGCGGCATCGACGAACACACCAAGCTGGCTCGCGCTTCATTGGACTTTGACACTGATCTAGACGGCGCATTCAATATCAACGTTGCTAAGGTTCGCGTAACCGTCCCGATTCAGCTGCGCCAGATGCTTGAGCGGCCGATCAACGAGCTGTGCAGCCGAGCGGACGAGGCGTACCGCAAGACTGCTCGTTTTACGGGAATCGGAACTGTCGTTCCCTCTTTGCCTCGTCAGACGGCATGGAATGGTCCCGAATCACAGGAAGCAGCCGCGATGAAAGATGCCGGGCTAGCGCTTCGTGCCGCGTCGATGCAAGCGGGGGAGTACGCAGCCTTGCTGCGCATCGTGGCGGTCCTTGAGAGGGAAGCCCCTGCGGTGGCTCAGGTGCTGGGGTTGAACACGTGA